A stretch of Dyella sp. BiH032 DNA encodes these proteins:
- a CDS encoding glycosyltransferase family 1 protein — MKVVIDLQACQSPDGSIRGVGRYCSSLALALARSRGEHEVWIAVNGAMPESVGTVRDLFAGILPEDRVIAWESLAPTASMYPENSERSLVAEWLREAFLASLGADVVLTASMVDGFVDSVVTSVPAHSAALQVAILFDLIPLAMPEVYLTRDGQSAWYMRKVDHLRRCDLLLGISESTRTEAIQMLDLAPDKVVNISAAVGANFRQLDKVESAASVGRKYGIHKPFVMYAGGFDPRKNLETLIVAYAALPASLRETHQLVMVGNIDIKERNELNAVRERAGLAVDELVFTGFVSDEDLVRLYNSCATYVFPSIHEGFGLPALEAMSCGAVVIGAAATSLPEVIGVEEALFNPHDARDITTKLQQALIDEPFRQRMREHALRHAKGFTWEESARRAWLALEEALAARVPVELAALEAVPRLVALVTLDPVQAGDVASALGFVPERLDVFGLVGDAAVPSSWRQRGLGELEPSAFDEILVHVTDSEGMRAVLDTLRGFPVTLLLGQKTLPRLFAAWAKVDLSVFVAMLYRWGGYHVLGLASGSGAESFESIPARALACLDPAWALAREASATGYSTPAVIARAVTSPGVARWNHEEIGRLSMAIAANAPASDTLRTLYVDISHLVIEDAKTGIQRVVRHIVAELLASPPSGYRVEPIYIKPDGVFRYARSYCAARFHAGLTLPEDLPVEFRQSDVFVGLDLAAHLVPYLRHTYIRMRSSGVAIHFVVYDLLPLLRPDCFDENGLPTFRLWYEAIAELADGIICISRTVADEFKRWLPQSMPARGRALKIGWFHLGADIVQRADIQDDSGDLPVDLGSRPSFLIVGTIEPRKGHAQTLSAFERLWERGHQVNLVLIGKPGWRVETLISRLRQHPEAGKRLFWLERANDSQLIAMYQQASALLAPSEGEGFGLPLIEAAQYGRPIIARDLPVFQEVAGEHAFYFSGMQPEPMADAIERWLELDRQGQAPVSKGLPWLTWKQSAKQLEEVAVGGNWYTSWEPGSDRYFAASDYRAQTTTGQLVRGQRVSLNAPGVLFATPPFKITAGDYVVRVEGARLGAEGMAWVDVEAHDGAWRLASASLAPGEGVIAEVQVRVKEDVRDLRIRIMVDADASLSFSTMAVAAVH, encoded by the coding sequence ATGAAAGTAGTGATCGATCTGCAGGCTTGCCAATCGCCGGATGGGAGCATCCGTGGCGTTGGCCGTTATTGCTCCTCGCTGGCCTTGGCGCTGGCGCGGTCCCGTGGCGAGCATGAAGTCTGGATCGCGGTGAATGGTGCCATGCCCGAATCGGTGGGCACCGTGCGCGATCTGTTTGCCGGCATACTGCCGGAAGACCGGGTGATCGCTTGGGAAAGCTTGGCCCCGACCGCGTCGATGTATCCGGAAAACAGTGAGCGCTCGCTCGTCGCCGAATGGCTGCGCGAGGCGTTCCTGGCATCGCTCGGCGCCGATGTCGTGCTGACGGCGAGCATGGTCGACGGCTTCGTCGATTCGGTGGTGACCTCGGTGCCCGCGCACTCGGCCGCCCTGCAGGTGGCGATCCTGTTCGATCTGATTCCGCTGGCCATGCCGGAGGTGTATCTGACCCGCGACGGGCAGTCCGCCTGGTACATGCGCAAGGTCGATCACCTGCGCCGCTGCGATCTGCTGCTGGGCATTTCCGAGTCGACGCGCACGGAAGCCATTCAGATGCTGGATCTGGCGCCCGACAAGGTGGTGAATATTTCCGCCGCGGTCGGCGCGAACTTCCGTCAGCTGGACAAGGTGGAGAGCGCCGCCTCGGTGGGGCGCAAGTACGGCATCCACAAGCCGTTCGTGATGTATGCGGGCGGCTTCGACCCGCGCAAGAATTTGGAAACCCTGATCGTCGCCTATGCCGCGCTGCCGGCCAGCCTGCGCGAAACCCACCAGCTGGTGATGGTGGGCAATATCGACATCAAGGAGCGCAACGAGCTCAATGCCGTGCGCGAGCGCGCCGGGCTGGCGGTTGACGAGCTGGTGTTCACCGGCTTCGTGTCCGATGAGGATCTGGTGCGGCTGTACAACTCCTGCGCCACTTATGTCTTCCCCTCGATCCACGAGGGCTTCGGCCTGCCCGCGCTGGAAGCAATGTCGTGCGGCGCGGTGGTCATTGGCGCAGCGGCCACCAGCCTGCCCGAGGTGATCGGCGTCGAGGAGGCGCTGTTCAATCCGCACGATGCGCGCGACATCACGACCAAGCTGCAGCAGGCTCTAATCGATGAGCCGTTCCGCCAGCGCATGCGCGAACATGCGCTGCGACACGCGAAGGGCTTTACCTGGGAAGAGTCGGCCAGGCGCGCATGGCTTGCGCTGGAGGAAGCGCTTGCCGCGCGCGTTCCGGTCGAGCTGGCGGCTTTGGAAGCCGTGCCGCGTCTTGTCGCGCTGGTGACGCTGGACCCGGTGCAGGCGGGCGATGTGGCAAGCGCGCTCGGCTTCGTGCCGGAGCGCCTGGACGTTTTCGGCCTTGTGGGTGACGCGGCCGTGCCGTCTTCATGGCGCCAGCGTGGTCTGGGCGAGCTGGAGCCGTCCGCATTCGACGAGATCCTAGTGCATGTTACCGACAGCGAGGGCATGCGCGCCGTGCTGGACACGCTGCGCGGATTCCCGGTCACGCTGCTGCTCGGCCAGAAGACCCTGCCCAGGCTGTTCGCTGCCTGGGCGAAGGTAGATCTGAGTGTGTTCGTTGCGATGCTATATCGGTGGGGCGGCTATCACGTACTCGGTCTAGCCAGCGGCTCCGGCGCGGAGAGTTTCGAGAGCATTCCCGCACGTGCGCTGGCTTGCCTTGATCCGGCCTGGGCTTTGGCCCGCGAAGCATCCGCCACTGGCTACAGCACGCCGGCGGTGATCGCTAGAGCGGTGACCTCGCCGGGTGTCGCGCGCTGGAATCACGAAGAGATCGGGCGGCTATCCATGGCGATTGCGGCCAACGCGCCGGCAAGCGATACGTTGCGCACGCTATACGTCGACATTTCCCATCTGGTGATCGAAGACGCCAAGACCGGCATCCAACGTGTTGTGCGGCATATCGTTGCCGAGCTGCTCGCAAGCCCGCCGTCCGGATACCGAGTCGAGCCCATCTATATCAAGCCTGACGGCGTGTTCCGCTACGCACGCAGCTACTGTGCCGCCCGCTTCCACGCCGGGCTGACCTTGCCAGAGGATCTTCCGGTCGAGTTCCGCCAGAGCGATGTCTTCGTCGGGCTGGATCTGGCGGCGCATCTGGTGCCGTATCTGCGTCACACCTACATCCGTATGCGCAGTAGTGGCGTGGCGATCCATTTCGTCGTATACGACTTGCTGCCGCTGCTCCGACCCGATTGTTTCGACGAGAACGGCTTGCCCACGTTCCGGCTCTGGTACGAAGCCATCGCGGAACTGGCCGACGGCATCATCTGCATTTCCCGCACGGTGGCCGATGAGTTCAAGCGCTGGCTGCCACAGTCGATGCCGGCGCGCGGACGCGCGCTGAAGATCGGCTGGTTCCATTTGGGCGCGGACATCGTGCAGCGCGCCGACATTCAGGATGACAGCGGCGATCTGCCGGTCGATCTGGGCAGCCGACCGAGCTTCCTGATCGTCGGCACGATTGAGCCTCGCAAGGGGCATGCGCAGACGTTGTCGGCATTCGAACGGCTGTGGGAACGCGGGCACCAAGTCAACTTGGTGCTGATCGGCAAGCCTGGCTGGCGCGTCGAGACCTTGATCAGCCGGCTGCGCCAGCATCCGGAGGCGGGCAAGCGCCTATTCTGGCTGGAGCGCGCCAACGATAGCCAGCTGATCGCGATGTACCAGCAGGCCTCGGCTCTGCTGGCGCCGTCTGAGGGCGAAGGTTTCGGCCTGCCGTTGATCGAGGCGGCGCAGTACGGACGCCCGATCATCGCTAGGGATCTGCCGGTATTCCAGGAAGTCGCGGGTGAGCATGCCTTCTATTTCTCGGGTATGCAGCCGGAGCCGATGGCCGATGCGATCGAACGCTGGCTCGAGCTGGACCGGCAAGGGCAGGCACCCGTATCGAAGGGCTTGCCGTGGCTGACCTGGAAGCAGAGCGCCAAACAGCTCGAAGAGGTGGCTGTGGGCGGCAATTGGTATACCAGCTGGGAGCCAGGCAGCGACCGTTATTTCGCCGCGTCGGATTACCGCGCGCAGACCACGACCGGTCAGCTCGTGCGAGGGCAGCGAGTTTCGCTCAATGCGCCAGGCGTGTTGTTTGCGACGCCGCCGTTTAAGATAACCGCTGGCGACTATGTGGTACGGGTCGAGGGAGCGCGACTTGGTGCCGAGGGTATGGCCTGGGTGGACGTGGAGGCCCATGACGGCGCCTGGCGTCTGGCTTCGGCTTCACTCGCGCCCGGCGAAGGGGTAATCGCTGAGGTGCAGGTGCGTGTCAAGGAGGACGTCCGCGATCTGCGGATTCGCATCATGGTCGACGCGGATGCCAGCCTCTCATTCAGCACCATGGCCGTCGCAGCAGTGCATTAG
- the gmd gene encoding GDP-mannose 4,6-dehydratase translates to MNTALITGISGQDGAYLAELLLEKGYRVYGTYRRTSSVNFWRIEELGIQNHPNLELVEFDLTDGGSAIRLLQQTGATEVYNLAAQSFVGVSFDQPATTAQISGVGALHLLEAIRIVNPKIRFYQASTSEMFGKVQAVPQKEDTPFYPRSPYGVAKLYAHWITVNYRESYGIFGTSGILFNHESPLRGREFVTRKITDAVAKIKLGKLDTLELGNLDAKRDWGFAKEYVEGMWRMLQAEEPDTYVLATNRTETVRDFVTLAFKAAGIQIDWQGSEQDEIGVCEKSGKTLVRINPKFYRPAEVDLLIGDASKAEAKLGWKPQTSLEQLCAMMVEADLRRNARDASF, encoded by the coding sequence ATGAATACAGCACTGATCACCGGTATCTCGGGCCAAGATGGCGCCTACCTCGCGGAACTCCTGCTAGAGAAGGGATATCGCGTCTATGGCACTTATCGGCGCACCAGCTCGGTCAATTTCTGGCGTATCGAAGAACTGGGCATTCAGAACCACCCCAATCTCGAACTCGTTGAATTCGATCTGACCGATGGCGGCTCTGCCATTCGATTGCTGCAACAGACCGGCGCCACGGAGGTATATAACCTGGCCGCGCAGAGCTTCGTCGGCGTGTCGTTCGATCAGCCCGCCACCACGGCCCAGATCAGCGGCGTCGGGGCTCTGCATCTGCTCGAAGCGATTCGAATCGTGAATCCGAAGATCCGCTTCTATCAGGCCTCCACATCGGAGATGTTCGGCAAAGTTCAGGCGGTGCCGCAGAAGGAAGACACCCCCTTCTATCCGCGCAGCCCATACGGCGTGGCGAAGTTGTATGCGCATTGGATTACCGTAAACTATCGCGAGTCCTACGGCATTTTCGGCACTAGCGGCATCCTGTTTAATCACGAGTCGCCGCTTCGCGGCCGCGAGTTCGTGACGCGCAAGATCACCGACGCCGTGGCCAAGATCAAGCTCGGCAAGCTCGATACCCTGGAACTGGGCAACTTGGATGCCAAGCGCGACTGGGGTTTCGCCAAGGAATACGTCGAAGGCATGTGGCGCATGCTGCAGGCCGAGGAGCCGGACACCTACGTGCTGGCCACCAACCGCACCGAGACCGTGCGCGACTTCGTCACGCTCGCCTTCAAGGCGGCCGGGATCCAGATCGACTGGCAAGGCAGCGAGCAGGACGAGATCGGTGTGTGCGAGAAGAGCGGCAAGACGCTGGTTCGCATCAATCCCAAGTTCTATCGCCCGGCGGAAGTGGATCTACTGATCGGCGATGCGAGCAAGGCCGAAGCCAAGCTGGGCTGGAAGCCCCAGACCTCGCTCGAACAGCTGTGCGCCATGATGGTCGAAGCTGATCTGCGCCGGAATGCACGTGACGCTTCCTTCTGA
- a CDS encoding ABC transporter ATP-binding protein, with product MSDHVLKVEGLGKAFRDYGSELKRFASWFGAKVTPRGEHWVVKGISFAVLRGEAIGIVGQNGAGKSTLLKLITRTLMPTEGSVSVNGRVAAILELGMGFSPDLTGRQNVYHAAGLMGFTREQIDRAMPEIEAFAEIGDYFDEHVRTYSSGMQMRVAFSVATAFRPDILIVDEALSVGDAYFQHKCFKRIKEYRELGTSLMIVSHDSSAIQSMCDRAILLQAGKVLKDGDPVEVMDAYNALIAERENSTMKVERLESGQMQTVSGTLEAVVESIQLHAANGDRVEFLDVGQEVELRVEVRLNADIPRLVLGYMIKDRLGQPMFGTNTHHTKQVLEGARKGQRISYAARFAVNLGPGSYSISTALVSTDTHLVDNYEWRDLALIFTVANHSHPHFVGSAWLPPQIAVDPKP from the coding sequence ATGAGTGACCACGTACTGAAGGTAGAAGGGCTGGGCAAGGCCTTCCGCGACTACGGCAGCGAATTGAAGCGCTTCGCCTCCTGGTTCGGCGCGAAAGTCACCCCGCGCGGCGAGCATTGGGTGGTCAAGGGCATTTCCTTCGCGGTCCTGCGCGGCGAGGCGATCGGCATCGTCGGCCAGAACGGCGCGGGCAAGAGCACCTTGCTCAAGCTGATCACGCGCACGCTGATGCCGACCGAGGGCAGCGTGTCGGTGAACGGACGGGTGGCGGCGATTCTCGAACTGGGCATGGGCTTCAGTCCGGACCTGACCGGCCGCCAGAACGTCTATCACGCCGCTGGCCTGATGGGCTTCACCAGGGAGCAGATCGACCGGGCCATGCCCGAGATCGAGGCGTTCGCGGAAATCGGCGATTACTTCGACGAGCACGTGCGCACCTATTCCAGCGGTATGCAGATGCGCGTGGCTTTCAGCGTGGCCACCGCGTTCCGGCCGGACATCCTGATCGTCGACGAGGCGCTGTCGGTGGGCGATGCCTACTTCCAGCACAAATGCTTCAAGCGCATCAAGGAATACCGCGAGCTGGGCACCAGCCTGATGATCGTCTCGCACGACAGCTCAGCCATCCAGTCGATGTGCGACCGCGCGATCCTGCTGCAGGCCGGCAAGGTACTGAAGGATGGCGATCCGGTCGAAGTCATGGATGCCTATAACGCGCTGATCGCCGAGCGCGAAAATAGCACTATGAAGGTCGAGCGGCTCGAAAGCGGGCAGATGCAGACGGTCAGCGGCACGCTCGAAGCCGTGGTGGAGTCGATCCAGCTGCATGCCGCCAACGGCGACCGGGTCGAGTTTCTCGATGTCGGGCAGGAGGTGGAGCTGCGGGTCGAGGTGCGCCTCAACGCCGATATTCCGCGCCTGGTGCTCGGCTACATGATCAAGGACCGGCTGGGCCAGCCGATGTTCGGCACCAATACGCACCACACCAAGCAGGTACTGGAAGGCGCGCGCAAGGGACAGCGGATCAGCTATGCCGCGCGCTTCGCCGTGAATCTGGGGCCAGGCAGCTATTCGATCTCGACCGCGCTGGTCAGCACCGATACGCACCTGGTCGACAACTACGAGTGGCGCGACCTGGCGCTGATCTTCACCGTGGCCAATCACTCCCATCCGCATTTCGTGGGCAGTGCCTGGCTTCCCCCGCAGATTGCCGTTGATCCGAAGCCATGA
- a CDS encoding FkbM family methyltransferase: MTFISYAQNFEDVMLYRALKNVRHGFYVDVGAQHPVKDSVTKAFSLLGWRGINVEPVRHWFELLEQDRPHDTNLNIAVSEQAGFLELFEVADTGLSTGDREFAERHRAEGHQVIAHRVPARTLDEVLAEHAPGEVHFLKVDCEGAERSVLASCSFERVRPWVVVVEATLPNSQVSVHEEWEHLLTDRAYRLAYRDGLNRYYVAQEHAELLGAFDLPPNVFDDFVRKSEQDAHEGLNEAHVRLRKAVVEAAEAQHAVAGLANHLTVLDEHYKQWQADGVSRLAAMEQDNQSLHEALQSAQAAHTQELAKLVDEAAGHRAERDRLLREIDDMRMDVARRLSSFKRRNSDELESLLHRQHDLLRQIETLRSSHAALEQRLHETLHSTSWRLTAPVRSVKLTAAKGVRWVWRTGRPLVARGARAARPLVRSALRVPLFRRCARTIVGPESMLGRRIRTFLFPQPVNPLVAPLELSEQAAAVNAMLKRVIARRKQLG; encoded by the coding sequence ATGACCTTCATCAGCTACGCGCAGAATTTCGAAGACGTCATGCTGTATCGCGCGCTCAAGAACGTGCGCCATGGCTTCTATGTGGACGTCGGTGCCCAGCATCCGGTCAAGGACTCGGTCACCAAGGCATTCTCGCTGCTTGGCTGGCGCGGCATCAATGTCGAGCCGGTGCGCCACTGGTTCGAACTGCTGGAGCAGGATCGCCCGCACGACACGAATCTGAATATCGCGGTCTCCGAGCAGGCCGGTTTCCTCGAACTCTTCGAGGTCGCCGATACCGGTCTGTCCACGGGGGACCGCGAGTTCGCCGAGCGGCACCGGGCCGAAGGCCATCAGGTCATCGCCCATCGCGTGCCTGCGCGCACGCTCGACGAGGTGCTCGCCGAGCATGCGCCAGGCGAGGTGCATTTCCTCAAGGTCGATTGCGAAGGCGCCGAGCGCAGCGTGCTGGCCTCCTGTTCGTTCGAGCGGGTGCGGCCCTGGGTCGTGGTGGTCGAGGCCACCTTGCCCAACAGCCAAGTCAGCGTGCACGAGGAATGGGAGCACCTGCTGACGGATCGCGCCTACCGGCTGGCCTATCGCGACGGGCTCAATCGCTACTACGTGGCGCAAGAGCACGCGGAGCTGCTTGGCGCCTTCGACCTGCCGCCCAATGTCTTCGACGATTTCGTGCGCAAGAGCGAGCAGGATGCGCATGAAGGTCTCAACGAGGCGCATGTGCGCCTGCGCAAGGCCGTAGTCGAGGCGGCAGAGGCGCAGCATGCCGTGGCTGGCCTTGCCAATCATTTGACCGTGCTGGATGAGCATTACAAGCAGTGGCAGGCCGATGGCGTTTCCAGGTTGGCGGCGATGGAACAAGACAATCAAAGCCTGCACGAGGCGCTGCAGTCCGCACAGGCGGCGCATACGCAGGAACTGGCGAAGCTGGTGGACGAAGCGGCGGGGCATCGTGCCGAGCGGGACCGGTTGCTGCGCGAAATCGACGATATGCGCATGGACGTGGCGCGCCGCTTGAGCAGCTTCAAGCGGCGCAACAGCGACGAGCTCGAAAGCCTGCTGCACCGCCAGCATGATTTGCTTCGGCAGATCGAGACCTTGCGCTCCTCCCATGCGGCCCTGGAGCAACGCCTGCACGAGACGCTGCACAGCACCTCGTGGCGCCTGACCGCACCGGTGCGCTCGGTGAAACTCACTGCCGCGAAGGGCGTGCGCTGGGTATGGCGGACGGGCCGTCCGCTGGTGGCGCGCGGCGCCCGCGCGGCGCGCCCGCTGGTTCGCTCGGCCTTGCGCGTACCGCTGTTCCGGCGCTGCGCCAGGACGATCGTGGGGCCGGAGTCCATGCTGGGCCGGCGTATCCGCACCTTCCTGTTTCCGCAACCGGTCAACCCATTGGTGGCGCCGCTGGAACTGTCGGAGCAGGCCGCGGCGGTGAACGCGATGCTGAAGCGCGTGATCGCGCGACGGAAACAACTGGGATGA
- a CDS encoding PLP-dependent aspartate aminotransferase family protein, with protein sequence MKSNKKSSRMGLGTRAIHAGQAPDPSTGAIMMPIYATSTYVQASPGVHKGYEYSRTQNPTRMAYERCVADLEGGIAGFAFGSGLAGAATVLDMLETGSHIVAMDDLYGGTYRLFERVRRQSAGLDFSFVDLNDTAALKAALKPNTRMIWAETPTNPMLKLVDLAKLASFAKKHGLILVVDNTFCSPMLQRPIEFGADLVLHSATKYLNGHSDMVGGLVVAANDEMAQRMAFLQNSVGAVAGPFDSFLAMRGLKTLHLRMKAHCESALDIAKWLEQHPAIDKVIYPGLKSHPQHALARRQMDGFGGIISAEVKGGVRAARRMLERCEIFALAESLGGVESLIEHPGIMTHASIPLATRKRLGISDGLIRLSVGVENVEDLKAELAHALAR encoded by the coding sequence ATGAAATCAAATAAGAAATCCAGCAGGATGGGTCTTGGTACCCGAGCCATTCACGCCGGCCAGGCGCCCGATCCTTCGACCGGCGCGATTATGATGCCCATTTACGCGACGTCGACATATGTGCAAGCCAGTCCCGGCGTGCATAAGGGTTATGAGTACTCGCGCACGCAGAATCCTACGCGCATGGCATATGAGCGTTGTGTCGCGGATCTCGAAGGCGGTATCGCCGGTTTCGCGTTCGGTTCCGGTCTGGCTGGCGCGGCTACGGTGCTGGACATGCTGGAGACGGGCAGCCACATCGTCGCGATGGACGATCTGTACGGCGGCACCTATCGCCTGTTCGAGCGAGTGCGCCGCCAATCGGCGGGCCTGGATTTTAGCTTTGTTGATCTCAACGACACCGCCGCGCTCAAAGCTGCATTGAAGCCGAACACGCGGATGATCTGGGCAGAGACGCCGACCAATCCAATGCTCAAGCTGGTTGACCTGGCGAAGCTGGCCAGCTTCGCCAAGAAGCATGGCCTGATCCTCGTCGTCGACAATACCTTTTGCTCTCCGATGCTACAGCGTCCGATCGAATTCGGTGCGGATTTGGTGTTGCATTCGGCAACGAAGTACCTCAACGGCCACTCGGACATGGTCGGCGGCCTCGTGGTCGCCGCTAATGACGAAATGGCCCAGCGCATGGCCTTCCTACAGAACTCGGTGGGCGCGGTGGCCGGTCCGTTCGATTCGTTCCTAGCCATGCGCGGCCTTAAGACCCTGCATCTGCGCATGAAAGCGCATTGCGAATCCGCGTTGGATATCGCCAAGTGGCTGGAACAGCATCCGGCCATCGACAAGGTGATCTATCCCGGCCTGAAGTCCCACCCGCAGCATGCGCTGGCGCGCCGCCAGATGGACGGGTTCGGCGGTATCATTTCGGCGGAAGTGAAGGGCGGCGTGCGTGCGGCGCGCAGGATGCTGGAGCGTTGCGAGATCTTTGCTCTGGCTGAATCCCTTGGCGGCGTCGAAAGCCTAATCGAGCATCCCGGTATCATGACCCACGCCTCCATCCCGCTGGCCACGCGCAAGCGGCTCGGTATTTCCGATGGCTTGATCCGTCTGTCCGTCGGCGTCGAAAACGTCGAGGATCTGAAGGCGGAACTGGCGCATGCACTCGCTCGCTGA
- a CDS encoding ABC transporter permease codes for MSELLRSVWRYRHFILSSIKNDLKARFARSRLGAMWMILQPLAQVAIYSLVLSRVMGAKLPGVTNQYAYPIYLMSGMLAWSLFVEIVQRSLNLFVENGNLMKKIFFPKACLPFVAVGTALVGNFLLFVATVAIFGIIGHPPTLALLWLPMLLAVNVAFSLGLGLLLGVLNVFVRDVGQVMAVVLQLWFWVTPIVYMPSILPHGFGQIIALNPLYYIVGGFQDVMLFGRPPDLVALGWTALGSLVLLGLAFVLFRKAAPEMVDVL; via the coding sequence ATGAGCGAACTGCTTCGCTCGGTCTGGCGCTACCGCCACTTCATCCTCTCCTCAATCAAGAACGACCTGAAAGCGCGCTTCGCGCGCAGTCGCCTGGGCGCGATGTGGATGATCCTGCAGCCGCTAGCCCAGGTGGCAATCTATTCGCTGGTGCTGTCCCGCGTGATGGGCGCGAAGCTGCCAGGCGTCACCAATCAGTACGCCTACCCTATTTATCTGATGTCCGGCATGCTGGCTTGGTCGCTGTTTGTAGAAATCGTGCAGCGCTCGCTCAACCTGTTCGTTGAGAACGGCAACCTAATGAAGAAGATTTTCTTCCCCAAGGCATGTTTGCCGTTCGTCGCCGTGGGCACCGCGCTGGTCGGCAACTTCTTGCTGTTCGTGGCCACCGTGGCGATTTTCGGCATCATCGGCCATCCGCCGACACTGGCGCTGCTGTGGCTGCCGATGCTGCTGGCGGTGAACGTGGCGTTCTCGCTGGGCCTGGGGCTGCTGCTCGGCGTGCTGAACGTGTTTGTGCGCGATGTCGGCCAAGTGATGGCGGTGGTGCTGCAACTGTGGTTCTGGGTGACACCGATCGTCTACATGCCCAGCATCCTGCCGCACGGTTTCGGCCAGATCATTGCGCTGAACCCGCTGTACTACATCGTCGGCGGTTTCCAGGACGTCATGCTGTTCGGGCGCCCGCCGGATCTGGTGGCGCTGGGCTGGACCGCGCTCGGTTCGCTGGTCCTGCTCGGCCTGGCGTTCGTGCTGTTCCGCAAGGCGGCCCCCGAGATGGTCGACGTGCTATGA
- a CDS encoding GDP-mannose 4,6-dehydratase has product MTLPSESRPSRVLVTGHRGFTGQYVVEALRAAGCQVFGLSEAPAQLDQHGIDLLDRKRVGAVVAEVRPEAVIHLAAIAFVAHGDAEEMYRTNVVGTRNLLEALAALPQAPRKVLLASSANVYGNSDVDLLDETVPPSPANDYAVSKLAMEYMAKLWMDRLPIVLARPFNYTGVGQAENFLLPKIVSHFRRGERAIELGNIDVARDFQDVRFVADAYVRLLSVDAAGQTVNLCSGTSVSLLEVIGMMQEIAGYAIEVRVNPAFVRANEVARLTGDNTRLRELIGPLNIIDLRQTLEWMYSHPSAQH; this is encoded by the coding sequence GTGACGCTTCCTTCTGAGTCCCGCCCCAGTCGCGTACTGGTTACCGGCCACCGCGGTTTCACTGGCCAGTACGTCGTCGAGGCATTGCGCGCGGCCGGCTGCCAAGTATTCGGCTTGTCGGAGGCTCCGGCGCAGCTCGACCAGCACGGCATCGATCTGCTTGATCGCAAGCGGGTCGGCGCGGTGGTGGCTGAGGTGCGTCCGGAAGCAGTGATCCATCTGGCAGCCATCGCGTTCGTCGCGCACGGCGATGCCGAGGAGATGTACCGCACCAATGTGGTCGGCACGCGCAACCTGCTCGAGGCCTTGGCGGCGCTGCCGCAGGCGCCGCGCAAGGTGTTGCTTGCCAGCAGCGCGAATGTGTATGGCAATAGCGACGTGGACCTGCTGGATGAAACGGTGCCGCCATCGCCGGCCAACGACTATGCGGTGAGCAAGCTGGCCATGGAGTACATGGCCAAGCTGTGGATGGACCGTCTGCCGATCGTGTTGGCGCGTCCGTTCAACTACACCGGCGTTGGTCAGGCTGAGAACTTCCTATTGCCGAAGATCGTGTCGCATTTCCGGCGCGGCGAGCGGGCCATCGAGCTCGGCAATATCGACGTGGCGCGTGATTTTCAGGATGTCCGCTTCGTCGCCGACGCGTATGTGCGTCTACTGAGCGTGGATGCTGCTGGCCAGACGGTGAACCTGTGCTCGGGCACATCGGTGTCACTGCTAGAAGTGATCGGCATGATGCAGGAGATCGCCGGCTATGCCATCGAGGTGCGCGTCAATCCGGCCTTCGTCCGCGCCAACGAGGTCGCCCGGCTTACCGGTGACAACACTCGTCTGCGCGAACTGATCGGCCCGCTCAATATCATCGACCTTCGGCAGACATTGGAATGGATGTACTCCCATCCTTCCGCGCAGCACTGA